A genome region from Hevea brasiliensis isolate MT/VB/25A 57/8 chromosome 9, ASM3005281v1, whole genome shotgun sequence includes the following:
- the LOC110661405 gene encoding plasma membrane ATPase 1 isoform X1 codes for MDKTAIALEAISKETVDLENIPVEEVFEKLKCTRDGLSSDEVQQRLAVFGHNKLEEKKESKILKFLGFMWNPLSWVMEAAAIMAIFLAHGGEEGVDYNDFIGILTLLIINSTISFIEENNAGNAATALMARLAPKAKVLRNGSWGEEDAAVLVPGDIVSIKLGDIIPADARLLEGDPLKIDQSALTGESLPVTKNPGDRVYSGSTCKQGEIEAVVIATGVHTFFGKAAYLVESTTHVGHFQKVLTAIGNFCICSIAIGMLIEIVVIYGIQKREYRVGIDNLLVLFIGGIPIAMPTVLSVTMAIGSHRLSQQGAITKRMTAIEEMAGMDVLCSDKTGTLTLNKLTVDKSMIEVFAKGVDKDMVLLMTARASRLENQDAIDGAIVSMLADPKEARAGITEVHFLPFNPTDKRTALTFLDSAGKMHRVSKGAPEQILSLACNKSDIEKKVHTIIDKFAKRGLRSLAVARQEVPAGTKDSPGGPWEFVGLLPLFDPPRHDSAETIRRALDLGVSFKMITGDQLAIAKETGRRLGMGTNLYPSSSLIGENKDGTIGVLPIDELIENADGFAGVFPEHKFEIVKRLQAKKHIVGMTGDGVNDAPALQIADIGIAVTDSTDAARSASDIVLTEPGLSVIISAVLTSRAIFQRMKNYTTYAVSITIRIVMGFMLLTCFWNFNFPPFVVLIIAILNDGTILTISKDRVKPSSIPDSWKLSEIFATGIVIGGYLAIMTVVFFWGAYETDFFPKHFNVHSLQKKVYNVSDEHVFKELNGQLASAVYLQVSTISQALIFVTRSRSWSFTERPGLLLVVAFLIAQLIATVISAEATWDFAGISKIGWKWTGVIWLYNIVTYVLLDPIKFAVRYTLSGRAWGLVYNQRTAMTTQKDFGKEAREAAWAAEQRTLHGLRSMESNVFSEKHIFRDISIMVEEARRHAEIARLRELHTLKGKVESFAKLKDLDIDVNPHYTV; via the exons ATGGACAAGACAGCAATTGCCCTTGAGGCTATTAGCAAGGAGACTGTTGATCTG GAGAACATTCCAGTTGAAGAAGTGTTTGAGAAGTTGAAATGTACAAGAGACGGTCTCAGTTCTGATGAGGTTCAACAGAGGTTAGCAGTATTTGGCCACAACAAGCTTGAGGAGAAAAAG GAAAGTAAAATACTCAAGTTTTTGGGGTTTATGTGGAATCCACTATCATGGGTTATGGAAGCTGCAGCAATTATGGCCATCTTTCTTGCCCATGGAGGA GAGGAAGGGGTAGATTACAATGATTTTATAGGCATTTTGACACTACTTATTATCAATTCAACCATCAGCTTTATAGAGGAAAACAATGCTGGAAATGCAGCAACAGCTCTTATGGCTCGGTTGGCACCAAAAGCAAAG GTTTTGCGCAATGGAAGCTGGGGAGAGGAAGATGCTGCTGTATTGGTGCCTGGAGACATTGTCAGTATCAAACTAGGAGATATTATTCCCGCTGATGCTCGATTGCTTGAAGGGGATCCTTTGAAAATTGATCAG TCTGCTCTTACCGGAGAGTCACTTCCAGTAACTAAGAATCCTGGTGATAGAGTTTACTCTGGTTCAACATGTAAGCAAGGTGAAATCGAAGCAGTTGTCATTGCTACTGGTGTGCACACCTTTTTTGGAAAGGCAGCTTATCTTGTGGAATCCACTACACATGTTGGGCATTTTCAGAAG GTTTTAACGGCAATTGGAAACTTCTGCATTTGCTCTATTGCCATTGGCATGCTGATTGAGATCGTTGTAATATATGGGATTCAAAAAAGGGAATATCGTGTTGGCATAGACAATCTTCTAGTTTTATTCATTGGTGGTATCCCCATTGCTATGCCAACGGTACTTTCTGTTACCATGGCCATAGGTTCTCATCGCTTGTCTCAGCAG GGTGCAATAACAAAGAGAATGACAGCTATTGAGGAAATGGCAGGGATGGATGTGCTCTGCAGTGATAAAACGGGCACTTTAACTCTTAACAAACTTACAGTTGACAAGTCTATGATAGAG GTTTTTGCAAAGGGTGTTGACAAGGACATGGTTTTATTGATGACTGCAAGAGCTTCGAGGTTAGAAAATCAAGATGCTATTGATGGAGCTATTGTTTCTATGCTGGCTGATCCTAAAGAG GCTCGAGCTGGAATTACTGAAGTTCACTTTCTTCCATTTAATCCAACTGACAAAAGGACAGCACTTACATTTTTAGACAGTGCGGGCAAGATGCATAGAGTGAGCAAAGGTGCACCGGAACAG ATTCTCAGTTTGGCATGCAATAAATCAGATATTGAAAAAAAGGTACACACAATAATTGATAAATTTGCTAAGCGTGGACTTCGATCCCTTGCAGTTGCTCGACAG GAGGTACCTGCTGGTACCAAGGACAGTCCTGGTGGACCATGGGAATTTGTTGGTCTTCTCCCTCTTTTTGATCCACCTCGCCATGACAGTGCTGAAACTATCAGAAGAGCTCTAGATCTTGGTGTTAGTTTCAAAATGATCACAGGTGATCAACTGGCAATTGCAAAAGAGACAGGGAGACGACTTGGAATGGGCACAAACTTGTATCCATCATCCTCTTTGATAGGGGAAAACAAGGATGGAACAATTGGAGTTCTACCAATTGATGAGCTCATTGAAAATGCTGATGGTTTTGCTGGTGTTTTCCCTG AGCATAAGTTCGAGATTGTGAAGCGACTGCAAGCTAAAAAGCATATAGTTGGAATGACTGGTGATGGAGTAAATGACGCACCTGCATTACAGATAGCAGACATAGGAATTGCAGTGACAGATTCAACAGATGCTGCTCGTAGTGCTTCTGATATAGTTCTGACAGAGCCTGGGCTGAGTGTAATCATTAGTGCTGTTTTGACCAGCAGAGCAATCTTTCAAAGAATGAAGAATTACACA ACATATGCTGTGTCCATCACCATACGTATTGTG ATGGGGTTTATGTTGCTCACTTGTTTTTGGAATTTTAATTTCCCTCCCTTTGTGGTTCTCATTATTGCCATTCTAAATGATG GTACTATCTTGACGATATCCAAAGATAGAGTTAAGCCATCCTCAATACCAGACAGTTGGAAACTTAGTGAAATTTTTGCAACTGGGATTGTGATAGGCGGATACCTTGCCATAATGACAGTTGTGTTCTTCTGGGGAGCTTATGAAACTGATTTCTTTCCG AAACACTTCAATGTGCATAGCCTTCAGAAGAAAGTTTACAATGTTTCTGATGAACACGTCTTCAAGGAACTGAATGGACAGCTGGCATCAGCTGTGTACCTTCAAGTTAGCACCATCAGCCAGGCTTTAATATTTGTGACTCGCTCCAGGAGCTGGTCATTTACAGAGAGGCCTGGTCTTCTTCTCGTTGTTGCTTTCCTTATTGCTCAATTG ATTGCAACTGTAATATCTGCGGAAGCAACATGGGATTTTGCTGGAATTAGCAAGATTGGTTGGAAATGGACTGGTGTTATATGGCTATACAATATTGTAACATATGTGCTCCTTGATCCTATCAAGTTTGCTGTTAGATATACATTGAGCGGTAGAGCCTGGGGCCTAGTCTATAACCAAAGG ACGGCAATGACAACCCAAAAAGACTTTGGTAAGGAAGCTCGGGAAGCTGCATGGGCAGCCGAGCAGCGGACACTTCATGGCCTCCGATCTATGGAATCAAATGTATTCTCTGAAAAGCATATTTTCAGAGACATCAGCATCATGGTTGAAGAAGCCAGAAGACATGCAGAGATTGCAAG ATTGAGGGAGCTTCACACCCTGAAAGGCAAAGTGGAGTCCTTTGCAAAGTTGAAGGATTTGGATATTGATGTGAACCCTCATTACACTGTCTGA
- the LOC110661404 gene encoding deSI-like protein At4g17486 isoform X2, which translates to MRLFPLSSSSSSSSSSDKEQGNGGSNRAILYLNVYDLTPVNNYLYWFGLGIFHSGIEVHGMEFGFGAHEYPTSGVFEVEPRSCPGFIFRRSLLLGSTNLSCSEVRSFMEHLSAKYHGDTYHLIAKNCNHFTDEVCLQLTGKPIPGWVNRLARVGSFCNCLLPESIQITAVRHLPDHPAYSDEDGLESIASSVSAESEGEDADHHLLTIPNGDVAFLKEKPVRLARELL; encoded by the exons ATGCGGTTGTTTCCCTTGAGCTCGAGCTCCAGTTCGAGTTCAAGCTCAGACAAGGAGCAGGGTAATGGAGGGAGCAATCGCGCGATATTGTATCTAAATGTCTATGATCTGACACCTGTAAATAACTACCTTTACTGGTTTGGCCTTGGGATCTTCCACTCCGGCATTGAAG TGCATGGTATGGAGTTTGGCTTTGGAGCCCACGAGTATCCTACCAGTGGGGTATTTGAGGTGGAACCAAGAAGTTGTCCAGGCTTCATCTTCCGACGCTCCCTGTTACTGGGCAGCACGAACCTGTCTTGTTCAGAAGTTCGATCATTCATGGAACATCTTTCTGCAAAATATCATGGGGACACTTACCATTTAATTGCTAAGAATTGCAACCACTTTACTGATGAAGTCTGTTTGCAGCTAACAGGAAAGCCTATTCCTGGATGGGTAAATCGTCTGGCACGAGTAG GTTCTTTCTGTAATTGTCTACTGCCAGAAAGCATTCAGATAACAGCAGTTAGACATCTTCCTGATCATCCAGCATACTCT GATGAGGATGGGTTAGAATCTATTGCATCATCTGTTTCAGCCGAGAGTGAAGGAGAGGATGCAGATCATCATCTGTTGACTATACCCAATGGTGATGTTGCATTTTTAAAGGAAAAACCAGTAAGGCTAGCAAGGGAACTCTTGTAG
- the LOC110661406 gene encoding RING-H2 finger protein ATL22 gives MDSAFLFILFFSSMFLSIQAFQANCLILKCGDGAPDIRFPFRLSGRQPHHCGRPAFELSCKDNTTMIRFPSYGELVVKSISYDVRKLHLLDPKNCVHQVFLNLNLSHTPFRYYYVIKNYTYLNCSTRLPPSFSEVTCLSDSRHHVYTVESSLVLPESCRPVKTVAIPFSYSPYLADNSFGLGLTWSSPGSDEDCEAKGGQCKLQTGYSTTKPEKGFPIKYLNLGDISSKFLMVLLCILAVVLLISIKMYHSKKVDMQLENENLLEVLRCYKAQENM, from the exons ATGGATTCTGCCTTCTTatttattcttttcttctcttccatGTTTCTGAGCATCCAAGCTTTTCAAGCCAACTGCCTCATTCTCAAGTGCGGGGATGGTGCTCCTGATATTCGTTTTCCTTTCCGGCTATCAGGCCGGCAGCCCCATCACTGTGGTCGCCCTGCTTTTGAACTTTCTTGCAAAGACAACACCACCATGATTCGCTTTCCAAGTTACGGAGAATTGGTTGTGAAATCCATCTCCTACGATGTCAGAAAACTCCATCTTCTTGATCCCAAGAACTGTGTTCATCAAGTGTTTCTTAATCTTAATCTCTCTCACACTCCATTCAGATATTACTATGTTATCAAGAACTACACATACCTCAATTGTTCAACTAGGCTTCCACCTTCTTTTTCAGAGGTTACATGCTTAAGTGATTCTAGGCATCATGTTTACACTGTAGAATCTTCTTTGGTCCTGCCAGAATCCTGTAGGCCAGTGAAAACTGTTGCCATTCCATTTTCATATAGTCCTTATCTTGCTGATAACAGTTTTGGCCTTGGGTTAACTTGGAGCTCTCCTGGATCTGATGAAGATTGTGAAGCAAAAGGAGGTCAGTGCAAACTCCAAACAGGATATTCCACCACAAAACCGGAAAAag GCTTTCCAATCAAGTACTTGAATTTAGGTGATATCTCTTCCAAGTTCTTGATGGTTCTGTTATGTATCTTGGCAGTGGTACTGCTAATAAGCATAAAGATGTATCATTCAAAGAAAGTGGATATGCAGCTTGAAAATGAGAATCTGCTTGAGGTTTTGAGATGCTACAAAGCTCAAGAAAACATGTAA
- the LOC110661405 gene encoding ATPase 11, plasma membrane-type isoform X2 produces MDKTAIALEAISKETVDLENIPVEEVFEKLKCTRDGLSSDEVQQRLAVFGHNKLEEKKESKILKFLGFMWNPLSWVMEAAAIMAIFLAHGGEEGVDYNDFIGILTLLIINSTISFIEENNAGNAATALMARLAPKAKVLRNGSWGEEDAAVLVPGDIVSIKLGDIIPADARLLEGDPLKIDQSALTGESLPVTKNPGDRVYSGSTCKQGEIEAVVIATGVHTFFGKAAYLVESTTHVGHFQKVLTAIGNFCICSIAIGMLIEIVVIYGIQKREYRVGIDNLLVLFIGGIPIAMPTVLSVTMAIGSHRLSQQGAITKRMTAIEEMAGMDVLCSDKTGTLTLNKLTVDKSMIEVFAKGVDKDMVLLMTARASRLENQDAIDGAIVSMLADPKEARAGITEVHFLPFNPTDKRTALTFLDSAGKMHRVSKGAPEQILSLACNKSDIEKKEVPAGTKDSPGGPWEFVGLLPLFDPPRHDSAETIRRALDLGVSFKMITGDQLAIAKETGRRLGMGTNLYPSSSLIGENKDGTIGVLPIDELIENADGFAGVFPEHKFEIVKRLQAKKHIVGMTGDGVNDAPALQIADIGIAVTDSTDAARSASDIVLTEPGLSVIISAVLTSRAIFQRMKNYTTYAVSITIRIVMGFMLLTCFWNFNFPPFVVLIIAILNDGTILTISKDRVKPSSIPDSWKLSEIFATGIVIGGYLAIMTVVFFWGAYETDFFPKHFNVHSLQKKVYNVSDEHVFKELNGQLASAVYLQVSTISQALIFVTRSRSWSFTERPGLLLVVAFLIAQLIATVISAEATWDFAGISKIGWKWTGVIWLYNIVTYVLLDPIKFAVRYTLSGRAWGLVYNQRTAMTTQKDFGKEAREAAWAAEQRTLHGLRSMESNVFSEKHIFRDISIMVEEARRHAEIARLRELHTLKGKVESFAKLKDLDIDVNPHYTV; encoded by the exons ATGGACAAGACAGCAATTGCCCTTGAGGCTATTAGCAAGGAGACTGTTGATCTG GAGAACATTCCAGTTGAAGAAGTGTTTGAGAAGTTGAAATGTACAAGAGACGGTCTCAGTTCTGATGAGGTTCAACAGAGGTTAGCAGTATTTGGCCACAACAAGCTTGAGGAGAAAAAG GAAAGTAAAATACTCAAGTTTTTGGGGTTTATGTGGAATCCACTATCATGGGTTATGGAAGCTGCAGCAATTATGGCCATCTTTCTTGCCCATGGAGGA GAGGAAGGGGTAGATTACAATGATTTTATAGGCATTTTGACACTACTTATTATCAATTCAACCATCAGCTTTATAGAGGAAAACAATGCTGGAAATGCAGCAACAGCTCTTATGGCTCGGTTGGCACCAAAAGCAAAG GTTTTGCGCAATGGAAGCTGGGGAGAGGAAGATGCTGCTGTATTGGTGCCTGGAGACATTGTCAGTATCAAACTAGGAGATATTATTCCCGCTGATGCTCGATTGCTTGAAGGGGATCCTTTGAAAATTGATCAG TCTGCTCTTACCGGAGAGTCACTTCCAGTAACTAAGAATCCTGGTGATAGAGTTTACTCTGGTTCAACATGTAAGCAAGGTGAAATCGAAGCAGTTGTCATTGCTACTGGTGTGCACACCTTTTTTGGAAAGGCAGCTTATCTTGTGGAATCCACTACACATGTTGGGCATTTTCAGAAG GTTTTAACGGCAATTGGAAACTTCTGCATTTGCTCTATTGCCATTGGCATGCTGATTGAGATCGTTGTAATATATGGGATTCAAAAAAGGGAATATCGTGTTGGCATAGACAATCTTCTAGTTTTATTCATTGGTGGTATCCCCATTGCTATGCCAACGGTACTTTCTGTTACCATGGCCATAGGTTCTCATCGCTTGTCTCAGCAG GGTGCAATAACAAAGAGAATGACAGCTATTGAGGAAATGGCAGGGATGGATGTGCTCTGCAGTGATAAAACGGGCACTTTAACTCTTAACAAACTTACAGTTGACAAGTCTATGATAGAG GTTTTTGCAAAGGGTGTTGACAAGGACATGGTTTTATTGATGACTGCAAGAGCTTCGAGGTTAGAAAATCAAGATGCTATTGATGGAGCTATTGTTTCTATGCTGGCTGATCCTAAAGAG GCTCGAGCTGGAATTACTGAAGTTCACTTTCTTCCATTTAATCCAACTGACAAAAGGACAGCACTTACATTTTTAGACAGTGCGGGCAAGATGCATAGAGTGAGCAAAGGTGCACCGGAACAG ATTCTCAGTTTGGCATGCAATAAATCAGATATTGAAAAAAAG GAGGTACCTGCTGGTACCAAGGACAGTCCTGGTGGACCATGGGAATTTGTTGGTCTTCTCCCTCTTTTTGATCCACCTCGCCATGACAGTGCTGAAACTATCAGAAGAGCTCTAGATCTTGGTGTTAGTTTCAAAATGATCACAGGTGATCAACTGGCAATTGCAAAAGAGACAGGGAGACGACTTGGAATGGGCACAAACTTGTATCCATCATCCTCTTTGATAGGGGAAAACAAGGATGGAACAATTGGAGTTCTACCAATTGATGAGCTCATTGAAAATGCTGATGGTTTTGCTGGTGTTTTCCCTG AGCATAAGTTCGAGATTGTGAAGCGACTGCAAGCTAAAAAGCATATAGTTGGAATGACTGGTGATGGAGTAAATGACGCACCTGCATTACAGATAGCAGACATAGGAATTGCAGTGACAGATTCAACAGATGCTGCTCGTAGTGCTTCTGATATAGTTCTGACAGAGCCTGGGCTGAGTGTAATCATTAGTGCTGTTTTGACCAGCAGAGCAATCTTTCAAAGAATGAAGAATTACACA ACATATGCTGTGTCCATCACCATACGTATTGTG ATGGGGTTTATGTTGCTCACTTGTTTTTGGAATTTTAATTTCCCTCCCTTTGTGGTTCTCATTATTGCCATTCTAAATGATG GTACTATCTTGACGATATCCAAAGATAGAGTTAAGCCATCCTCAATACCAGACAGTTGGAAACTTAGTGAAATTTTTGCAACTGGGATTGTGATAGGCGGATACCTTGCCATAATGACAGTTGTGTTCTTCTGGGGAGCTTATGAAACTGATTTCTTTCCG AAACACTTCAATGTGCATAGCCTTCAGAAGAAAGTTTACAATGTTTCTGATGAACACGTCTTCAAGGAACTGAATGGACAGCTGGCATCAGCTGTGTACCTTCAAGTTAGCACCATCAGCCAGGCTTTAATATTTGTGACTCGCTCCAGGAGCTGGTCATTTACAGAGAGGCCTGGTCTTCTTCTCGTTGTTGCTTTCCTTATTGCTCAATTG ATTGCAACTGTAATATCTGCGGAAGCAACATGGGATTTTGCTGGAATTAGCAAGATTGGTTGGAAATGGACTGGTGTTATATGGCTATACAATATTGTAACATATGTGCTCCTTGATCCTATCAAGTTTGCTGTTAGATATACATTGAGCGGTAGAGCCTGGGGCCTAGTCTATAACCAAAGG ACGGCAATGACAACCCAAAAAGACTTTGGTAAGGAAGCTCGGGAAGCTGCATGGGCAGCCGAGCAGCGGACACTTCATGGCCTCCGATCTATGGAATCAAATGTATTCTCTGAAAAGCATATTTTCAGAGACATCAGCATCATGGTTGAAGAAGCCAGAAGACATGCAGAGATTGCAAG ATTGAGGGAGCTTCACACCCTGAAAGGCAAAGTGGAGTCCTTTGCAAAGTTGAAGGATTTGGATATTGATGTGAACCCTCATTACACTGTCTGA
- the LOC110661404 gene encoding deSI-like protein At4g17486 isoform X1 — protein sequence MRLFPLSSSSSSSSSSDKEQGNGGSNRAILYLNVYDLTPVNNYLYWFGLGIFHSGIEVHGMEFGFGAHEYPTSGVFEVEPRSCPGFIFRRSLLLGSTNLSCSEVRSFMEHLSAKYHGDTYHLIAKNCNHFTDEVCLQLTGKPIPGWVNRLARVVSGSFCNCLLPESIQITAVRHLPDHPAYSDEDGLESIASSVSAESEGEDADHHLLTIPNGDVAFLKEKPVRLARELL from the exons ATGCGGTTGTTTCCCTTGAGCTCGAGCTCCAGTTCGAGTTCAAGCTCAGACAAGGAGCAGGGTAATGGAGGGAGCAATCGCGCGATATTGTATCTAAATGTCTATGATCTGACACCTGTAAATAACTACCTTTACTGGTTTGGCCTTGGGATCTTCCACTCCGGCATTGAAG TGCATGGTATGGAGTTTGGCTTTGGAGCCCACGAGTATCCTACCAGTGGGGTATTTGAGGTGGAACCAAGAAGTTGTCCAGGCTTCATCTTCCGACGCTCCCTGTTACTGGGCAGCACGAACCTGTCTTGTTCAGAAGTTCGATCATTCATGGAACATCTTTCTGCAAAATATCATGGGGACACTTACCATTTAATTGCTAAGAATTGCAACCACTTTACTGATGAAGTCTGTTTGCAGCTAACAGGAAAGCCTATTCCTGGATGGGTAAATCGTCTGGCACGAGTAG TTTCAGGTTCTTTCTGTAATTGTCTACTGCCAGAAAGCATTCAGATAACAGCAGTTAGACATCTTCCTGATCATCCAGCATACTCT GATGAGGATGGGTTAGAATCTATTGCATCATCTGTTTCAGCCGAGAGTGAAGGAGAGGATGCAGATCATCATCTGTTGACTATACCCAATGGTGATGTTGCATTTTTAAAGGAAAAACCAGTAAGGCTAGCAAGGGAACTCTTGTAG